aaattctctactaagactgtttccaacatacgaacaccatttCAATCACTACATGAtataccaatacatgattgtatacccttattgaattcttaccatgcaccgcgtaactcatttgcccaaggcaatctttccaaagcaTAACGGCTAAAGTTTCCACTGACCGAAGCCCGTAGTGTACCTCACGACCAATTAAGCCTTACTTTAACTCTCGCAACACTGCcgcgacagagaagatgtgtagaactcatagccacctgcTGAATCACAATTTATGGGGTCTCTCCTcccaacaagaaccattacctcattgtGGACTgattaacaatatttactctttaatatgcttcatataaatctgatcgcactgatcccaagtccaataatctcatcttacccagtacaagctgctgaggcaataagccacctcagacactgccaaaaagtTTCATATGATaccaccatgtgccaacaagctacaaactcaaaTGTGATACATAATGAAACGAACTCTAGAAAGATCTACTCAAcacacgtaactaatttaaacaaccgaaaagatgttatgaaccttcctctgGAAACGAGAAGCAAACAcataataatagatatgggaaaactGTACTCAGTATCacactgttacggcgtgcaacccgatccacacgtgataccgttgcggcgtgcaacccgatccaaccatgatactcgtggcggcgtgccacccaatccaaataacatatccgtggcggcgtgccacccgatccacacatgacaataaatagggaagtacccatcaagccaaaacgcttatacctacgaaatacccgaatgttaaccacaagcatgccaagtgcacaATGCCATCCCTAGGGATACaaatagcgccatacgctacaaaactcaagcacgactaaggtgcaataaatgacctgcatctcgagagtcgtcctgctcatataacaccataaaCCATGCAGGATCTTAATAcgagtgtgaataatcaaaccgcctcacaacccacatggcacaacagagactacacggaagggccgacaacagaaataacatccaaggcccgaagacccctccgaaaacaacgctatgctcaaatgaacacatccgacctgatatagagcccattttcacatttagatccatccacggacatcaagccgattctgatcgtaccgcacggggctaataacctttcaaggatccacaataaccctttttcccataacacacaagaacatccatcaaatctggaacaaacttccacagtccacaatcaaatgaaccgagcgcccttcaggcataaattcccaaattagcgatagtaccacaatctccatacttcaTTTCAATCTTCAATCAAGCAaatgactacatgtcacacttaaaTAATCTTCTCGTGGGACACGCTCCCACAAACTTCCACACCAGATAACAAGTCTACACATCCATAGCACTGGCCATACTAATGCTGtaatgcaaatcaagaatccgcaactCAGTACATAGAGCCTTTTACacatgacaccgatctcaggtgacgttAAAAACAATACctgcttactctaaacatctgaactCTTTCTTGTTCATCTAAGCTCGTAACATTGTTGTCTAcaccaaaccgcaaccttgatcctcaacttccaattcctatGCCGTTCACTACACCTAGCGTGCCAATATGCGAGAGTATAAGAATttcataataacccctgatccactaatagaataaacactccgtcatatagaaacctttcacttaactcatttcggGAGACCCATTGCAACACTCGACcgaaccacagaaaatacaaacccaagtagtggtctaaaccaccatgtcccttccgggatccatctacatatAATAGACCATAATAACTGaatacctccaaataaatcaaattatggcggccgtcaagcctcgtaCGTACCGCCACAACCACATGTAAAAGCTTAACACGCTGaatgaactgatcattgccatatCATGCCGATTCAACTATTGCTAACTGatctgacttcttctaatttaccctggacttgccttaggaataataatggtttcattcaaaacataacgaacccaaatccgcactcatcctgagtgaccttatttcacgagaccacgttgtctcaaaacccacgaactatCTCATACCCTCATTGTACGCATATTCACATCTTTAACTGATACACCCATTATGATAATTCCTCTACGAATCTGATGTTACTTTtctccattcctccaatgctacaccgcagaccgaagataacatagaacactcctggcccctttcataatccactacaaAAGCTTGTTACTtgaccatactacggactcgaaatactgaggcaccgcactttaacttttgaatccactaggaccgttattgagagtgaCCCACTCtggcttggtcccgaatataaccaactcCAAGGATCTGCTAGCATGTGTACaccttctcaaagaagcaactactcgactttaatttccttacacttggccttatagaagtttaaccaccgcaagacacctcccacatgtccttcctcacccTTCGCTGCCCATTTGTTGCcttaattcaaaattcatctctgtagcactCGAACCAATATATCAACGCTAACTCTAAACCTCCCCGAAGATTATTctccttgagccatcaacattaggattacCGGTTCGATTCTGTACCATATCATACTATGACATCTGACAACGCTTCCCcggcaccattcacaatactctgccccaaaggtGACTTGAAGAAGGCCACAACACAGACGAACTTAACATATTCAATAAAGGAAGACAACACCACATCTTGGATAAAGAtttcaccacactcaaaaatatcaagtcttgttactccatcaatccaacctgaacattcttggaccgattgcctttcctccgctggaaataaaacactgaatCTCTAAATCACGTattgagaaaaacctcctttcaattcATTCACTGCCCCTACATATAGACAACTATCCTACCATTACTTtaatattgtgcgataacaactcatgaacatcatagcattTGGTGCATAAacccaaaaccatcagaaatacagctactgagctgagatgAAAAAACATCTTTCTGCAAGGTGACGACATTAGCCCAAtcgaatatgcagggagaaacatcccgctcTACATtagtagtgccattaaaattcctagattccaaatttataacaaatgcttcatgtcgcataagatcgaataggaaggaaatgaaggcataaacctcaaaggaatcaaatcgcacgatgaggaatcaagaagggaagtgctcctattagcccggtagcctctcgaagataagtacggacgtctccacaccgatccgcaagactctactatacttgctcatgactcgtgagacccacgtgaacctagtactctgatactatgttatcacgacccaaaatccattaaaggtcgtgatggcgccggacaccgctgtcaggcaagccaaaaataaatacttaatttgatcctcattttaatatttttgaaatcatatttccttcaataaaaaaaaagtaaaagatggaatttacagagtaaataataatatttttaacaatttcaatacaggacaacccataatcacccaaaaacccgatgtcacaagtgcatgaacatcagctaggaatgtaaaataaaatacagcatctatccggaatacaaattggacaggaaaaatataaatactctaaaggagactctgctggctgcgagtcgtagtatagaatgcagctcacctaagtccccgcaataaccgcacctctgcgcccacaaggccactaggcatatatgtacctgcacaaaaatgtgcagcaagtgtagtatgagtacgtaaatcaatgcatacccagtaagtatcctacctaactcgaagaagtaatgacgaggggtcgactccgacacttactatgggctaaaaaTAAAATGCCAATCTTATATTTAAGCATGGAATACATAACATAGCTAAAAATTAAATAACTGGAAATAATCAACAATTCTTTTTACTAATAGAACTTCCCAAAgtaattttcatcatttaacaatttatatctcaagccaatgaagtcgcgtcaattattataaattccaaagcaaacaattcaatcatgcacaaatcatgctgaggtcgtacgacccgatccaacataaatatttaaactgtgcactgtcgagggtcgaacggcacgaaccatagatgcatctatctgctaccgaggcgttcggcccgatccacaaaagagaaaaacacattaaacaaccaattccaTATTTATTAAGGGGCAGTTATtccaaaaattataaattcacatttaacggtcaagtaaatgaagtttaacttttttttttacaattcctttatcgagtttctaaatgttttaaacaattaaattaacaagtagggcgtacagactctcgtcacctcgtatgtacgtagcctccccccctccccacaaatagaagcacataatgatttgattcacctatggggttaattcccttttacaagattagaaaggagacttacctcgctctgacgttccaaaaccggctccaacaccgccctaacacctcaaaccggtgaccgtcgatccaaaactagttaaataagatgcaacccaatcaaaatatactctactactcataattaatcaatttataataattttcaactccgcttgaaaaattgataaagtcaccctcgggcccacgtgccctgaTTCCGataatttttgaagataattattagccataacatcatgaactcaaatatatgatttgttcTCAATTCAATGCCTTAATTCGTGgagaaaatccaaaataccaatttctagttttttcttcaaaatcccaaatatttataaatttccatgtttaaatccatatataaaccaagtatttaacttgaaataggtgggaatcacttaccttgacatagatgctGAAAATCTCCCCTTTAATCTCTCCAAAAAgcgcccaaccaagtgaaaaatgggagaaaaatgagcCAAGTCCCGTTCTTAAATCAATATGCACAACCAATATTTTTGCACCTACGGAAcagtagccgcacctgcggcgtcgcttctgcgaccacgcttccgcttctgcgaaacttACCCAAACACAATgcctcgcacctgcagaaatatTCCCCTCTTTtacgacatcgcaggtgcgagcaccCCTTCCGCTCCTTCGCCTTCTTCCACTTCTGCGCCCCACgcttcgcttctgcgcttgcgcagatgcggccaaaactCTGCACCTACGGTCCTTCCCCTGGCTGGTCTCCTTCGCTTCTGCAACCCCTGGGCCGCTTCTGGGGCcatgcacctgcggccaaaatctcgcaggtgcggttacaccagatgacaacaactttagcattttcataggacaaattcgatctgttaaccatccggaatctacCCAGGGCtctcgagaccttaaccaaatataccaacatgtcccaaaacacatcaTGAACTTagccgaggcctcaaatcatgcaaaacaatattgaaactatgaattaccctccaattcaaacttaatgaactttaaaatttcaaacttctacaatcgatgccgaaacctatcaaatcacgtccgattgacctcaacttttgcacaagtcataattgacattacagacctattccaatttccggaatcggaatccgaccccgatatccaaaagtccactcccggtcaaacctttcaaaaaccttcatatttttatttttcgccAAATAaccctgaaatgacctacggacatccaaatccacGTCCGAACACGCTCCcgataccagaatcaccatacagagctatttctAGACTCGAAATCTCAAACAAACATCGATAAAATTGAAACATacctcaacccaatttttatgaaaaatttccaaaatgccaacttccacaataggcgccgaaacgctcccgaatcatccaaaacccgatccggacatacaccgaattccaaaatcatcatacaaatctgttggaaccttcaaataccgattTCGAGCTTGTTCACTCAAAAAGTATCCTTTAGTCAATTCCCCTGACTTAAGGCATCCGGAATtataattttctttccaaatcaactccgaacttcccgaaataaaattccgaccacgcgtacaagtcataataactgaagtgaagctgctcagggcctcaaatcactgaacgatgcgctagaactcaaaacaaccagtcgggtcgttataaacgtgcagtttaggctcatCCATCAAGGAGCattgcaacttcaaggataatacttcttcaaaaacttgccattTATAGGGCCAATTCTCATGCCATCTACATCAACCAACTTGTAAGCCTCACttgagtaagcttcttgtacgacatatggcccatcccgTTTTGAAGTCAACTTCCCTATAGGTTTATGGAAAGTAATTATGGGTCTTCGTACGACAAGGACTTGAtgtcctacttgaaaggatctcgggcggactcttttattgaaggcgagggacaatcgagcttgataacattcaagactctgttgagcttccaacctcttctcatcaagagcctccaactctaCTAATCaaagtcgagcattttcttcatcagtgatcccCTCTTGGATAGCTaatcgtaatgaaggtatttgatgCTCGAGTGGTAAGACGGCTTCGACTCCATAAATGACTGTATAAGGGGTCGCTTGTGTTGGCGTGCGGTGAGTTGTCCTATATGCCCACAGATCTTCTTCCATGTGGTCATGCCACTCTCCTTTGGATTTAGAGatgactttctttaacaagttgcatagagtcttgttgaatgcctcggctagaccattggcggcaaCATTGTATATAGAAGAGTAGCATTGCTTaaagccaaagagatcacaaatcttgttcatcaacctattattGAATAGCTtgccattatccgttattatgtaacgagAAATGCCAAAGATAGATTATGTTTACACGGATGTAAATTGCAACATtctccttctttacttccttagGAGCGATAACTTCAGCCCATTTcgagaagtagtcagttgcagccaagatgtataggtgcccaccagaggactttggcagtggtccaataacatctaatccccaagcgtcaaacgTCCAGGATGTAACAGTCGGATGTAACACTCCAAGAGGCTGATGAATAAAATTTGCATGAAATTggcaagccttgcatcttcgagcaTAGTTCAAGCAATCTTTCACCAtagttggccaataatatcccatgatttttatatggaagtggagTTTTGGTCCCATATTTCATCCTATGCATCGCAAGAGCACTCCGTCGATCGACcttctgtatagagtatctttgtaataaaggaagcgaggtgcacgacGACGGATTTCAGTCTTTCTTCTCGgattttctggaagtatcccatagcTTAAGTAGTCAATAATGGGTTGTCTccattcttctttctcagcttcagaaacagcgacaagatgcttgagatcattttcttcaccttcagCCTCATTTGGCGGCAGTATTACCCATTTTTTGCAAatagtaacttgcgcttgatcaaGCAGAgttaacgatgaagctagggTAGCTCATGCATCAGCTTTCGTgttttctttccttggcacatgtTGAATAGTCACGTCACTGACCCACCCCATTAATGTTTTAGCATAATCATGATGTGGGCGTAGTTCAGGTTTCTTAACCTCGTAACTCCCTAAAAGCTGGTTGATCACCAACTGGGAGTCACTAGATACTTGCAACTGCAACCGCTTCATATCaatagccatttcaagcccaagtattatTGCTTGATAATCAGTAACATTGTTGGAACAGAGTTGTGTCAAGGTGAATGAGTAGGGCAAGACTTCACTTTGGGGAGTGACAAATACTACGCCAGCACCAGCTCTTCCTAGATGcgcagcaccatcaaagtacatcttccatggaggttgaacttcaacaaccattgtgtCCTCATCAGGTAGTTCGTCAGTTAGCTCCCAGTCATCAAGTATCAGATGACTTGCCAAGAAGTctgccaatgcttgtccttttacagccttttgaaggatgtacaaaatctcgaattgttgaaattggagaTACCATCTCGCTAGTTGATCACTAAGAACAtgttttgacatcacgaacttgatgggatttgctttagaaacaagacgaacaacatgaacttgaaagtagtgcttcaacttttgaattgagaagactagcgccaaacaCAATTTTTTAATTGGCGAATAATTGAGCtcgtttggtgtcatcatcctgatcaagtagtaaagagagttGTTTTCCCCTCACTATTTTATTGGGCCAATTGCGCTCCAACAGACCTTTGTTGTGAtgaaatatatagtatcaacGACTTTCCAGGTATAGGGGCTGCCAAAACCGGAGGCTTCATAAAGTAAGTTTTAATACTTTCAAAGGCATTGCTGCAAGCTTGGTCCCACTTGAAAGGAACACCTTTCTTCATGAGGCGACTGAACAAttggcacctcccagctaggtttgagatgaatcttcTCAGGTATGCTAGCTTTCCTAGTAgacttttcaattcatgaatatccCGAGGCTTAGACATATTAAAAATGTCATCCACTTTGGCTTTATCAATTTCGATCCCTCgatgtcggacaatgaaaccaaggaactttccagaagtaactccaaaggcgcatttcaatggattcatcctaagttggtacctccggagcaactcaatcaccattctcaagtctttcaagtggtcgtccctctttcttgattttaccaccaagtcgtccaCATAGCATTCGACATTTTTGTGGAGAAGGTTGtcaaaaatattttgcataaccctttgataagtagcaccaacgttcttcaagccaaaaggcattaccctGTAGCTATAAATACCCTTCGGGGTGTGGAATGCAGTAAACTCTTCATCTTTTAGTGCCATgtgaatttggttatagcctgacGAACCATACATAAATGACATTGCCTCATACCtagtagtagcatcgatcatcagctctAGAATAGGAAGCAcgaattcatctttgggacacgcattgttgagatccctAAAGTCGACGCACACTCGaatctggccattcttcttccttacagggacaatacttgaaacccacgttaggtatttaacttcccgaataaaTCCAGCTTCAATAAGTTTGTTAACTTCGGTTTCAATTAGAggaaccaagtccggcctaaaACACCTTTGAGCTTGCTTAACAGGATGAGCGCCATTCTTGACCGTaaggtgatggactgctactttaTGGTCCAAGCCAGGAATTTCTTTGTAACTCCAAGAAAAGACATCCCTAAACTCCTTGATTAACGcaatataagtgctttcttcatcaacctctagtaaagcacttaggtaggtgggtcttggttcttcatcagtgccaaggttaacttcttttaagttATCAATCATTgccttcaccccttcttcaagttcCAGGGGAGCATCTtttgcatcttcatcttcttgagggtccccatcatggaaggatatgtgataacatgATGAAACATCGTCCAATTTCTcgtcatcctccattagagaCGAAACACCATTCTCGCCTGGTGCACTAACGTGATACaaagaacccacactttcttaATTTTCATCACGTTCCTTAGTGTAGACCACATTATATGTCTTTACCTTCAGTACTTATTTACATGAAACCACAAGTTTTATTTgtcgcctcattctagaaggaaccaaactttggaaattCTTAGAGATCTTCTGGATTATAGGTGAAGCAGGTATTCTTATGCTTTGATAGTTTCTCTGGAACTTgttccccttctttaatggacTCAATCTCTTAAATATGGAAGTCTTCACAATTGATTTTCCAAGCCGATCAAATACAGAAGGCCTGTTAGAAGCGGTAAATTCATCTTCTAGAGTGATATAATTATTGCTTGATTTTTTATTGAGATGCGCACTGGTGAGGTTTGTTTatatcccaaaccttcacgtggttTACTCGTAGCAGCTTCTGATGGGAGAATCCCTAACTTTAATGgcttattgggattatatccagctTTTGTAAATAGCCTGTAAGCATTAGGATCAAAACCTTTATCTATtcgctttgtagggagtgccacattctACAAACGATTTTGGTCCACAAACCTTGCAAGTGGCTTTGAGGTtaactttactgcctcaattcgttttaccggaagagttaactcctttagcatATTAGT
The DNA window shown above is from Nicotiana tomentosiformis chromosome 8, ASM39032v3, whole genome shotgun sequence and carries:
- the LOC138897648 gene encoding uncharacterized protein gives rise to the protein MASAGNERLPIYEPRKGNYKKEVRKWGKFVPKSERNEAMNVNTSPVKFTTKVSKKQSMKCTSFQDKTSGKLTLKEMQEKEYSFMDSDVPAIFEEFLELNLIELTEMKRPNEAGKMDDPNYYKYHRLGSHPLEKCFFFKDKVMDLACEKKIVLEYEKASANHVSITFGSFSPDEFCSFKESKYEELLENNKVEHDQYDDDEGWTLIFRDDIEASYCNADKGEENSDDLLLAPSSEYLIESIPQEVNACEEKVTFTNDDLLLGDTLHNCPLYLISYMCDERSNRIVVDGGSSVNILLICTVKEFGIQTRGQRAIGAIRLGITIEDMQSSAWLHVSDAKTPYNVLLGRPWIYENKVVPSTYHQCLKYYEGEVEKKIVANDKPFIEVESHFADAKFYLKNCIVKQLKTDDGMKSKNDEPTTKRAEVTAGRAKAVTEEVQPASNKAYRGDIASYGKKELTLPVKRIEAVKLTSKPLARLFTKAGYNPNKPLKLGILPSEAATSKPREGENGVSSLMEDDEKLDDVSSCYHISFHDGDPQEDEDAKDAPLELEEGVKAMIDNLKEVNLGTDEEPRPTYLSALLEVDEESTYIALIKEFRDVFSWSYKEIPGLDHKVAVHHLTVKNGAHPVKQAQRCFRPDLVPLIETEVNKLIEAGFIREVKYLTWVSSIVPVRKKNGQIRVCVDFRDLNNACPKDEFVLPILELMIDATTRYEAMSFMYGSSGYNQIHMALKDEEFTAFHTPKGIYSYRVMPFGLKNVGATYQRVMQNIFDNLLHKNVECYVDDLVVKSRKRDDHLKDLRMLKHYFQVHVVRLVSKANPIKFVMSKHVLSDQLARWYLQFQQFEILYILQKAVKGQALADFLASHLILDDWELTDELPDEDTMVVEVQPPWKMYFDGAAHLGRAGAGVVFVTPQSEVLPYSFTLTQLCSNNVTDYQAIILGLEMAIDMKRLQLQVSSDSQLVINQLLGSYEVKKPELRPHHDYAKTLMGWVSDVTIQHVPRKENTKADA